A single window of Lutzomyia longipalpis isolate SR_M1_2022 chromosome 1, ASM2433408v1 DNA harbors:
- the LOC129796806 gene encoding zinc finger protein 41-like, which produces MEFVNVSGRCRACRIKTQKEFQIPIFATENLQLIFHEATSLEIHENDGLPGILCNDCYRHLLDAHKFRQMCASSAMEFYHILSEQGDSDFEEKYQPPEHVEKSSGSEVMFLQEEEFNLPEEKFNPISLVEAQFIQGERSTVEAEKRKRGPAKRGKKPADLGNGDPLGLLKDDDPDWTAKKTPKGRKQSKTPSKPRKPYKKREKKPRDDADPAIAGEAEDKPAVSASAGKTKRMCAICGKMYLHKANLKWHMRIVHQGLKEAKCEICNKEFTRAYSHATHMMVVHGNKKLLRCTECRVVFRTNEGFEKHQKEWHDPENPREKTRNFMCDLCGKAFFSNAALQRHTSSHLGTKPFQCTLCPKAYNRNHRLKVHMMRHEGIKNHVCTVCGLRKTTLTELKTHMNIHTKERVFSCKYCPKTFLKGASLTRHTKVVHQGIKAFNCPHCERSFGKKETLKHHVMTHTGEKPHGCNICGKRFIQPTALQTHMKTHQKMNLVQPMNVAQM; this is translated from the exons ATGGAATTCGTGAATGTGTCAGGAAGGTGCCGGGCGTGTCGTATAAAGACGCAGAAGGAATTCCAAATTCCCATCTTTGCCACAGAGAATCTCCAGCTGATTTTCCACGAAGCTACATCACTTGAG ATTCACGAGAATGATGGACTTCCGGGAATTCTTTGCAATGACTGCTATCGCCACCTTCTGGATGCACATAAATTCCGTCAAATGTGTGCATCCTCTGCCATGGAATTCTATCACATTCTCTCCGAACAGGGTGATAGTGATTTTGAGGAGAAATACCAACCTCCGGAGCATGTGGAGAAGTCCAGTGGTAGTGAAGTTATGTTTCTCcaggaagaagaatttaatttgccagaagagaaatttaatcCAATCTCATTGGTGGAAGCTCAATTTATTCAGGGGGAACGTAGCACAGTAGAAGCAGAGAAACGTAAAAGGGGTCCTGCTAAAAGAGGAAAGAAACCTGCTGACCTGGGCAATGGGGATCCTCTTGGGTTACTGAAAGATGATGACCCCGATTGGACAGCTAAAAAGACCCCTAAGGGACGAAAACAATCCAAAACTCCATCGAAACCTCGGAAACCGTAtaagaaaagagagaagaaaccTCGGGATGATGCGGATCCTGCAATTGCAGGGGAGGCAGAAGATAAACCGGCTGTTTCTGCATCAGCTGGGAAGACAAAAAGAATGTGTGCTATATGTGGGAAGATGTACCTTCACAAAGCCAACCTCAAGTGGCACATGCGCATCGTCCATCAGGGTCTCAAAGAGGCAAAATGTGAGATTTGCAACAAGGAATTTACCCGTGCTTATAGCCATGCAACACACATGATGGTCGTTCATGGGAATAAGAAACTTCTCAGATGCACAGAGTGTCGTGTTGTTTTCCGTACAAATGAGGGCTTTGAGAAGCACCAAAAGGAATGGCACGATCCGGAAAATCCCCGAGAGAAAACCCGGAACTTTATGTGTGACCTCTGTGGCAAAGCTTTCTTTTCCAATGCAGCCCTCCAAAGGCATACCAGTTCCCACCTCG gcACCAAGCCCTTCCAATGTACCCTCTGCCCAAAGGCATACAATAGAAATCATCGTCTAAAGGTCCACATGATGCGTCATGAGGGTATTAAGAATCACGTATGTACGGTTTGTGGACTCCGTAAGACCACTCTGACAGAGTTAAAGACTCACATGAATATCCATACAAAAGAACGTGTCTTCTCGTGCAAGTATTGCCCCAAAACATTCCTCAAGGGGG CTAGTCTAACGCGACACACCAAGGTTGTCCATCAGGGGATTAAAGCCTTCAACTGCCCGCACTGTGAACGTTCATTCGGGAAGAAGGAAACCCTCAAGCATCACGTGATGACCCACACAGGTGAGAAGCCCCATGGTTGCAATATCTGCGGGAAGAGATTCATCCAACCAACAGCACTTCAGACTCACATGAAGACGCatcagaaaatgaatttagttCAACCCATGAATGTAGCTCAAATGTAA